CTACCAAGAAGCCGCCGAGACCGCGTTCCGGGAACTCCTGAACCGCGACGTCCGCGTCGAGAAGTCGGAGAACCAAGTGGTCCTGCGGCTGCGGTGGGTCGAAAAGAGGATTAAGTGAGGGGACGTTGTCTGCCACATTAGGGTTTCAGGGGAGCATTAGCGATTGCCCCCGAGCACGAGCGTCACGCGCACGATTCGGATCGAACGGAACGTGGATGAGTTCCTCCGAAAGTTCGCGGAGCGCGAGGGGATCAGTGTTAACTTCCTCGTGAACAAGGCGATCCGGCGTCTCGTGGAGTGGGACGTCTACGCGGAGAAGTTCGGGATGGTCTCCATGCCGGAGTCGCTCCTCGTGAAGATAATGGAGCAGCTCACGGACGAGGAGGCGAAGAATCTCGGCCACTGGGTCGGGAAGAATCTGCTCCCGGAGTTCCTGACGTTCTGGTTCAGGGAAGTGAGCTTGCAGACGGTCGTCATGGGCTACTCCCGCCTGACGGCCCGTTATGCCCGCGCGTTCGAGTACGAGGAACGGTCGAAAGAGGGCCGGTGGACGATCGTCTTCAAGCACGGCGGCGGCGCGCGCTGGTCGGTGTACTACGAGGCGCTCGTGCGGACCGCGCTCGAGGGACTCATAAAAGGCGCGGAGATCCAGACGGAGATGACGGACGACCAGGTCATCGCACGGTTCGCGCTCGTGTAGCCGGACCTATCGACCTGACTTGCCTTTCGTCCCTGGCGACCTCGGGGCCCGTGGCGTTTCCGACGCCCGAGCGACCGACTGCCCGACGCTGTCGAGGGCCTTCCGCTCGATCGCCTCGGCGAGCCAAGACATCGTTTCCCGCAGCCCGAAGCATACGCGGTCGATGTCCGCGCTGCCCGTGTCGACTTTGACGTGCCGGGCGACGAGCATCGCCTTGATCACGGGAGCGTTCGTCGGTCCGAAGAATTCCTCGAAGGCCTTCCAGTACGCCGCCTGAAAGTACTTGTCGTTCTTTACTCCGAGTCGACTCGCGAGATGCACGCCGGCACGTCTCCCACCGATCGGCGGGCTATTTCGGGGTGATGTGTGGTACTTTCACGGAAATTCCTCGGTTCCCAATCTCTACGGGGAGGAGCCCCATCTGGTGGTTCGTCCCCCGCATCTTGGTGATCTCGATGTAGCGGACCCGCGCGTCCCCGGTGACCGCGACGAGGGAGAAGTGGATGACGCCGTCGGCGATGAACTCTTGGATCCCTACCGACGACAGCAGGTCCGTGTGCGCCGTCTCGGTGATCATCAAGGTCGTGCAGCCCGCGCCCCCGACGATCTTCCCGAGGAGCATGTGGGTGAAGATGCGAAGGTCGCCGCTCCGCTCGAACGCCTGCGTCATCGCGGTGAACGAATCGATGACGAGGCGGACGACGCCGTATTCGTCGATGTTCCGCACGATCTCGTCCCAGATCGCCGGCATCCCCTCCGTCGTCAGCGTCGGCATCTCGAGGAACCGGAACAATCCCTGTTCCTCGAGCGGTTGGATGTCGAAGCCGAGCCGCAGCATGTTGCGCACGTACGCCTTGCGTCCTTCGAGCATCGACACATACATGCCCGGCTCTTGCCGTTCCTTCGCGCCGTAGTACAGGAACTGCGATCCGAAAATCGTCTTCCCGGTCCCCGGCCGCCCGGCCAAGCTGATGAGACTCCCCGCGGGGAAGCCGCCCTCGAGCATCTCATCGAAGCCAGGGATGCCCGTCACGACCCGGGCGTCGGCATCCAGCGCGGCCCGGCTCGCGACCTTCGCGCACATCACCGCGCCTCCCGAGTCCGTTCTCGCAGAGATTGCATCAAGGTCTCGAACATGTCTGCGCGGGACCCAGGATGGCGGGCGCGCAACCGCGAAGTCGGGACTGCGACGACCTCCGGCTTGCCATTGTTCGCGAGGTCAATGTCCTCGAGAGGGATCAGCTCGAACTCCGGGTAGCCGTGGCCGAAGGTGAACTGGAGGCCGTAGAACCCGGTACGCGGCTTGACGCCGTACAGGACGAGCGTGCCCCAGCGCTGCGTCAGGACGAGGTGGATCTGCGAGATGTTCGCCACCCGCTGCGTCAGCTGAAGGTTCGGACGCGCAAGGATCGATTGAATGTCCTTGTTCACGGCGGCCCGGGCCGCGACCGTCGCGAGGAAGTTCATGACGCCCTGTTGTCCGTAGAAGTTCTCGACCGTATCGAGGGCCATGAGCATCCAGATGGTCTTGCCTTGGGCCTTGTACGCGCTGTACGTGTCGAGCCACTTCTCGAAGTCTTCCCTCGGGTTCAGGGAGAACTTGATCGCCACCGGATCCTCGACGCGGTCCGTCGTGAAGACGCGCATGTTCGTGTCGTAGACGTCCTCCGGCATGAATTGCGTCGCGAAGAGACGCGCCCGCGTCGGATCGTAGTCGCTGTACGGGAACGCCATGACGGCGTTGTTCGTCGCCAGGACGTTCAGCAGGGCGGTGAGCGGCACGTAGATCTGGCCCTCGAAGGGGACCTCGCCGCGGATCTCCAAGAGGACGGTCGAGCCGCGCGGGACGCCGCCGCCCAGGAGTGCGTCGATGTCCCGGCTGCCGGTGGACATGTGCGTCGGCGAGTTCTCGAGAGGCCGAAACATCGAGGTCCGCTCGGGTAACGTGAATGTGAATGGCTCCAGGTACCGGAGGCGTCCTCCCGCGAGGGTGAACGGATACCGCTCCTGGCGGATCGGGATGCCGCGGAGCTTCCGGACCTCCAGCTCCCGCGCCCGTCGATCGTCGATCACCTGGTGGTGCAACACGATGATCGCGTCGGCGAGCTGGTCGAGCGTCGTGTCTGTCTCGGGATGCTCGCTCACGAGGATCATCCGCGCACGCGTGGTCTCGAGGATCGGCATGAGGGACTGCTCGACCTTCAACCGCGTCTCCTGAGGCACGTAGTCGGCGAGGCCTTCCCAGGAGTCGAGGACGACGAGGGGCGACTCCATGCTCGACAGGAGCCGATGCAGCCCCGAGACGACGTTGTGCGAGACGACGAACTGGGTCGGGTCGAATTCGAGGGTCGTGGAGAAGTGGACGGTCGGCAGGGCGGCGAGTTTCGAGAAGAGGGCGTGTTGGAAGACGAGTTTGTCGGGATACGACCGGGTCGAAATGTGGACCGTGTCGCCGTCGCCCTGCAGGCGGGCCATCAGCTCGAGCGCCGCGGTCGTCTTGCCCGTGCCGGTCTCGCCCTTGACGAGGACGAGGAGGCTAGGTCGCTTGAGGAGAAGCTCCAATTCCCTCGGCAGCGGCATGTCGACATCTGCCTCTACTCCAACGTGAACCATACCCGAACCCGTCCGCCCTCGAACCGCGCATATTATCGGTCGACGGCTTATCTTCATAGTGTGGTCGGTTGTGTGCATTTGTGTTCATAGCCCCACCTGAAGAGCGAAATCCCGCC
The sequence above is a segment of the Thermoplasmata archaeon genome. Coding sequences within it:
- a CDS encoding ATPase domain-containing protein yields the protein MCAKVASRAALDADARVVTGIPGFDEMLEGGFPAGSLISLAGRPGTGKTIFGSQFLYYGAKERQEPGMYVSMLEGRKAYVRNMLRLGFDIQPLEEQGLFRFLEMPTLTTEGMPAIWDEIVRNIDEYGVVRLVIDSFTAMTQAFERSGDLRIFTHMLLGKIVGGAGCTTLMITETAHTDLLSSVGIQEFIADGVIHFSLVAVTGDARVRYIEITKMRGTNHQMGLLPVEIGNRGISVKVPHITPK
- a CDS encoding ATPase domain-containing protein — encoded protein: MPLPRELELLLKRPSLLVLVKGETGTGKTTAALELMARLQGDGDTVHISTRSYPDKLVFQHALFSKLAALPTVHFSTTLEFDPTQFVVSHNVVSGLHRLLSSMESPLVVLDSWEGLADYVPQETRLKVEQSLMPILETTRARMILVSEHPETDTTLDQLADAIIVLHHQVIDDRRARELEVRKLRGIPIRQERYPFTLAGGRLRYLEPFTFTLPERTSMFRPLENSPTHMSTGSRDIDALLGGGVPRGSTVLLEIRGEVPFEGQIYVPLTALLNVLATNNAVMAFPYSDYDPTRARLFATQFMPEDVYDTNMRVFTTDRVEDPVAIKFSLNPREDFEKWLDTYSAYKAQGKTIWMLMALDTVENFYGQQGVMNFLATVAARAAVNKDIQSILARPNLQLTQRVANISQIHLVLTQRWGTLVLYGVKPRTGFYGLQFTFGHGYPEFELIPLEDIDLANNGKPEVVAVPTSRLRARHPGSRADMFETLMQSLRERTREAR